From one Xiphophorus hellerii strain 12219 chromosome 18, Xiphophorus_hellerii-4.1, whole genome shotgun sequence genomic stretch:
- the tmem97 gene encoding sigma intracellular receptor 2, producing the protein MEHAFLRHSAVVDFGPWFHSVHSAHSHIMAVRVLEIIFFFYFASHIPITLFIDLQALLPEHVYPQQLKNLLRWYAEEFKDPMVLDPPDWFKSFIFCEAFLQMPFFPIAAYAFLKGGCKWIRTPAIVYSTHVATTLIPILAHILFHHFPVKPHPGPQTNRERWLLASIYAPYLLVPVLLLLTMLLSSKYNPTSKPGSTSGKAKKKN; encoded by the exons ATGGAACATGCGTTTTTACGCCACAGCGCAGTTGTGGATTTTGGACCCTGGTTCCATTCTGTCCATAGCGCCCATTCACACATAATGGCTGTTCGTGTGTTagaaataatctttttcttttattttgccTCCCACATTCCTATTACGTTATTTATTGACTTACAAGCCCTGCTGCCTGAACATGTGTACCCCCAGCAG CTGAAGAATCTTCTGAGGTGGTATGCAGAGGAGTTCAAAGATCCCATGGTGCTGGATCCTCCTGACTGGTTCAAGTCGTTTATTTTCTGCGAGGCTTTTCTCCAAATGCCATTTTTCCCCATTGCAGCTTACGCTTTTCTGAAAG GTGGCTGTAAGTGGATCCGGACTCCTGCCATTGTGTACTCCACGCATGTTGCCACCACGCTGATTCCCATCCTAGCCCACATCCTTTTCCATCACTTCCCTGTCAAACCCCACCCTGGCCCCCAGACTAACAGGGAGCGCTGGCTGCTGGCCTCCATATACGCGCCGTACCTGCTGGTCCccgtgctgctgctgctcacaaTGCTGCTCTCCTCCAAATACAACCCCACCTCCAAACCTGGCAGCACATCTGGCAAAGccaagaagaaaaactga